Proteins from a genomic interval of Paenibacillus sp. RC334:
- the tatC gene encoding twin-arginine translocase subunit TatC, whose translation MTPPEHEMPLMEHLGELRRRIIYVLIVFVLALAGGLFAAGPVYDWLIRSGSAQAFQLNAFSFWDGIGIYMKIAMLIGIAVALPFACYQLWKFVSPGLRPQERNATLRYVPYVLLLFVIGAAFAYFIVFPMAIQFTSSVTKSMGLHETYGIAQYFTFMFNIVLPVALLFELPLLIMFLTGIRVLTPMRLRKWRKISYFLLVFVAVVITPPDFISDFLVAIPLLVLYEVSVYMSAVVYRKQLRADEEREAQLRVAPER comes from the coding sequence TTGACCCCACCAGAGCATGAAATGCCGCTCATGGAGCATCTGGGCGAGCTACGTCGTAGAATCATTTATGTGCTGATTGTATTTGTTCTGGCACTGGCTGGTGGTTTATTCGCCGCAGGTCCTGTCTATGACTGGCTTATTCGCTCCGGTTCGGCGCAGGCTTTTCAGCTGAATGCATTTTCCTTCTGGGACGGAATAGGCATCTATATGAAGATCGCCATGCTGATCGGAATTGCGGTTGCACTGCCGTTTGCATGTTACCAGCTGTGGAAGTTTGTTAGTCCAGGCTTGCGACCGCAAGAACGGAATGCGACTTTGCGGTATGTGCCTTATGTGCTGCTGCTGTTTGTGATTGGTGCAGCTTTTGCCTATTTTATTGTTTTCCCGATGGCGATTCAGTTTACGTCGTCTGTCACCAAAAGTATGGGACTGCATGAAACGTATGGCATCGCCCAATATTTCACCTTCATGTTTAATATTGTGCTGCCTGTGGCTCTGTTGTTTGAACTGCCACTGCTCATCATGTTTCTGACGGGTATTCGGGTGTTAACTCCGATGAGGCTTCGTAAATGGCGGAAAATTTCTTATTTTTTGCTTGTCTTTGTCGCTGTCGTCATAACTCCCCCGGATTTTATCTCCGACTTCCTGGTGGCGATCCCGTTACTGGTGCTGTATGAAGTGAGTGTGTATATGTCAGCAGTGGTGTACCGCAAGCAACTGCGTGCGGACGAGGAACGGGAGGCACAACTGCGTGTAGCACCGGAAAGGTAA
- a CDS encoding helix-turn-helix domain-containing protein — MEKFGIADRHRLKEWMRKYKELGEFGLMDQRGRRKEYMDQDRYVQKLKRENDMLKKCLEIWMQEMRRTSMTGSTATVKSNYFCSTIMESG, encoded by the coding sequence ATGGAGAAGTTCGGGATTGCAGATCGACATCGGTTGAAAGAATGGATGCGGAAGTACAAGGAACTCGGTGAATTCGGACTTATGGACCAGCGAGGACGACGGAAGGAATATATGGACCAGGACAGGTACGTCCAAAAGTTAAAACGGGAAAACGATATGCTAAAAAAGTGTTTGGAAATCTGGATGCAGGAGATGAGGCGCACAAGTATGACGGGGTCTACGGCTACCGTCAAATCCAACTATTTTTGCAGCACGATCATGGAGTCTGGATGA
- a CDS encoding tyrosine-type recombinase/integrase, with protein sequence MLFKLLSFFRWHKNAPPRNSSDKPGVYSNVYSKGCTSYHDQGFIFARVGKFAGYPQVIKMVELRMKRLLKLAGLNPDLTPHSLRHTHTSLLAEAEATLEQIMQRLGHANDEITRRIYLHITKPKRKEAAQKFSELMRASKKSDQS encoded by the coding sequence ATACTCTTTAAACTTCTGTCCTTTTTTCGCTGGCATAAAAATGCACCCCCTAGAAATTCATCGGATAAACCAGGGGTTTATTCCAATGTCTATTCTAAGGGGTGCACTTCATATCACGATCAGGGTTTTATATTCGCGAGAGTCGGCAAATTTGCTGGGTATCCTCAAGTTATAAAAATGGTTGAACTCAGGATGAAGAGACTTTTAAAACTAGCCGGACTTAATCCTGATCTCACCCCGCACTCACTTCGCCACACCCATACGTCACTATTAGCTGAAGCTGAAGCCACTCTCGAACAAATCATGCAGCGGCTAGGACATGCGAACGACGAGATAACGCGCAGAATATACCTTCATATAACTAAGCCAAAAAGAAAAGAGGCTGCTCAAAAGTTCAGCGAACTAATGAGAGCCTCAAAAAAATCTGATCAGAGTTAA
- the moaC gene encoding cyclic pyranopterin monophosphate synthase MoaC, translating into MDSFTHFNEQGRARMVDISGKASTVRTAVAVSRITMNPATLTAVKEGRIGKGDVLAVAQVAGIQGAKKTSDWIPMCHPLALTGVNITFSDNGHDVLHIEAEVKTEGKTGVEMEALTAASAAALTVYDMCKALQKDMIIGPTMLQSKTGGKHGDFQREDHREP; encoded by the coding sequence GTGGATTCCTTTACTCATTTTAACGAACAGGGACGAGCTCGTATGGTGGATATTTCGGGCAAAGCGTCCACGGTTCGTACAGCAGTCGCCGTGTCGCGGATTACGATGAATCCGGCTACACTCACGGCTGTGAAAGAGGGTAGGATCGGCAAGGGCGATGTTCTTGCTGTGGCCCAGGTCGCCGGGATTCAAGGCGCGAAAAAAACGTCGGACTGGATTCCGATGTGCCATCCGCTGGCCCTGACGGGTGTGAATATTACGTTTTCCGATAATGGACATGATGTGCTTCATATTGAAGCCGAAGTGAAGACTGAGGGCAAGACAGGTGTGGAAATGGAAGCTTTGACAGCGGCTTCAGCCGCAGCGTTAACCGTGTATGATATGTGCAAGGCGCTGCAAAAAGATATGATCATCGGCCCTACCATGCTGCAATCGAAAACAGGTGGCAAGCATGGGGATTTCCAAAGGGAGGACCACCGGGAACCTTGA
- a CDS encoding twin-arginine translocase TatA/TatE family subunit, with protein MPNIGAPGYILLIILALLLFGPNKLPELGRAVGRTFREFKNGARDILSEDQRTERKDSKDSTAKASQTTASEVQPQPEDKRLS; from the coding sequence ATGCCTAATATCGGAGCACCGGGTTATATTTTGTTAATTATTCTGGCGCTGCTGCTATTCGGTCCGAACAAGCTGCCTGAGCTGGGTCGCGCTGTGGGGCGTACATTCCGTGAGTTTAAAAACGGAGCACGTGACATTTTGTCTGAAGACCAGCGGACTGAACGCAAAGACAGTAAGGATAGTACGGCCAAAGCATCCCAGACGACGGCTTCAGAAGTGCAGCCCCAGCCGGAGGATAAACGGTTATCTTAG
- a CDS encoding MogA/MoaB family molybdenum cofactor biosynthesis protein, whose translation MVWKTAILTASDKGARGEREDTSAQVIRELIEEELGGEIVEYRIVPDEPDEIIAALIEMTDYFHADLVLTTGGTELAIRDVTPEATRRVVEREVPGMAEAMRMIVMQKNPAAMLFRGIVGIRGRTLIVNLPGTPKGVHENLAAIMDQLPEALLMVTGQFR comes from the coding sequence ATGGTGTGGAAAACGGCGATCCTGACAGCCAGTGATAAAGGGGCGAGGGGAGAGCGTGAGGATACAAGCGCACAGGTCATCCGGGAACTCATCGAAGAAGAGCTGGGCGGAGAGATTGTGGAGTACCGGATCGTTCCCGATGAACCGGATGAAATTATTGCGGCTTTAATCGAAATGACCGATTATTTTCATGCAGACTTGGTGCTGACGACGGGCGGAACCGAGCTGGCAATCCGTGATGTGACACCCGAGGCGACTCGGCGGGTCGTGGAACGGGAAGTGCCCGGCATGGCGGAAGCGATGCGTATGATTGTGATGCAGAAAAATCCGGCGGCCATGCTTTTTCGTGGAATCGTAGGGATCCGGGGGCGTACGCTGATCGTGAATTTGCCGGGAACGCCCAAGGGCGTGCATGAAAATTTGGCGGCTATTATGGATCAATTGCCAGAGGCGCTTCTTATGGTGACAGGCCAGTTCCGGTAG
- the groES gene encoding co-chaperone GroES, producing the protein MIKPLGERVLVEAIEQEQTTSFGIVLPDSAKEKPQEGKIIAVGAGALKDGARIPLEVKEGDRVIFSKYAGTEIKYEGKEYLIMKESDIHAIIG; encoded by the coding sequence ATGATCAAACCTTTGGGTGAACGCGTATTGGTGGAAGCAATTGAGCAAGAACAAACGACTTCCTTCGGAATCGTACTTCCTGACTCTGCTAAGGAAAAGCCGCAAGAAGGCAAAATTATCGCGGTTGGCGCAGGCGCATTGAAAGACGGTGCCCGCATTCCTCTGGAAGTAAAAGAAGGCGACCGTGTAATCTTCTCTAAATACGCTGGAACGGAAATCAAATATGAAGGTAAAGAATATTTGATTATGAAAGAAAGCGATATCCACGCGATCATTGGTTAA
- a CDS encoding 5-formyltetrahydrofolate cyclo-ligase, with protein sequence MDVWSVKNALRLQQREARDSMDPLTRQEASAVACRHAIEAWEQLRIDRNGDRLTVFSYLSFGSEISTTPFIEHCWSRGDRVLAPRVDPVTRTMELRQMGQHGDIVPGMWNIPEPAPTCDQWAPEMWSGIDWVVVPGLAFDRHGGRIGYGGGYYDRFTVQVEAQKRDNGNAGPLYVSLLLPGQLQEQVPMEPGDLRVDVLFTPEGPIHCDIAKSEKTNDE encoded by the coding sequence TTGGATGTCTGGAGTGTGAAGAACGCGCTGCGCTTGCAGCAACGGGAGGCGCGGGACTCCATGGACCCGCTGACGCGGCAGGAGGCATCGGCTGTGGCCTGTCGGCATGCAATTGAGGCATGGGAGCAGCTTAGAATAGACAGAAACGGAGATAGGCTGACGGTATTTAGCTATCTTTCTTTTGGCAGCGAGATTTCTACGACTCCCTTTATCGAGCATTGCTGGTCACGGGGGGACCGTGTGCTGGCTCCCAGAGTGGACCCGGTAACCCGGACCATGGAGCTGAGGCAGATGGGGCAGCACGGCGATATCGTGCCTGGCATGTGGAACATTCCTGAGCCTGCGCCCACATGCGATCAATGGGCGCCTGAAATGTGGTCGGGAATCGACTGGGTTGTCGTGCCGGGATTGGCTTTTGATCGTCATGGGGGCAGAATCGGCTACGGCGGAGGCTACTATGATCGTTTCACCGTACAGGTAGAGGCGCAGAAGCGTGATAACGGCAATGCAGGTCCGCTTTATGTTTCGCTGCTGCTGCCAGGACAATTGCAGGAGCAGGTACCCATGGAGCCGGGGGATTTGAGGGTAGATGTGCTTTTTACCCCGGAAGGTCCCATACATTGCGATATTGCAAAATCAGAAAAAACAAACGATGAATGA
- the groL gene encoding chaperonin GroEL (60 kDa chaperone family; promotes refolding of misfolded polypeptides especially under stressful conditions; forms two stacked rings of heptamers to form a barrel-shaped 14mer; ends can be capped by GroES; misfolded proteins enter the barrel where they are refolded when GroES binds), which produces MAKDIKFSEDARRSMLRGVDALANAVKVTLGPKGRNVVLEKKFGSPLITNDGVTIAKEIELEDAFENMGAQLVKEVATKTNDVAGDGTTTATVLAQALITEGLKNVTAGASPIGIRKGIDKAVKAAVAELQAISKPIESKQSIAQVAGISAADDEVGELIAEAMEKVGKDGVITVEESRGFATELEVVEGMQFDRGYISPYMITDTDKMEAVLDNPYILITDKKITNTQEILPLLEKIVQQGKPLVLIAEDIEGEALAMLVVNKLRGTFNAVAVKAPGFGDRRKAMLQDIAALTGGQVITEELGLDLKTASVDQLGTARQVRITKENTIVVDGAGNKADIDARVSQIRTQLEETTSEFDKEKLQERLAKLSGGVAVIKVGAATETELKERKLRIEDALNATRAAVEEGIVSGGGVALLNVYSAVAAVELQGDEQTGVNIVLRALEAPIRTIAANAGEEGSVIVERLKREKVGVGFNAATGDWVNMIDAGIVDPAKVTRYALQNAASVAAMFLTTEAVIADKPEPAGAAGVPDMGGMGGMGGMM; this is translated from the coding sequence ATGGCAAAAGACATTAAGTTTAGTGAAGACGCTCGTCGCTCCATGCTTCGTGGGGTAGATGCATTGGCTAACGCTGTTAAAGTAACACTCGGACCGAAAGGCCGTAACGTTGTACTGGAGAAAAAATTCGGTAGCCCGCTCATCACAAATGACGGTGTAACGATTGCAAAAGAAATCGAGCTGGAAGACGCTTTCGAAAACATGGGCGCTCAACTGGTTAAAGAAGTAGCCACCAAAACCAACGATGTAGCTGGTGACGGTACGACAACCGCTACTGTTTTGGCTCAAGCCCTCATCACAGAAGGTTTGAAAAACGTAACTGCTGGTGCAAGCCCGATCGGTATCCGTAAAGGGATCGACAAAGCGGTTAAAGCAGCTGTTGCTGAACTGCAAGCGATCTCCAAGCCAATCGAAAGCAAACAATCCATTGCACAAGTAGCCGGTATTTCCGCTGCTGACGACGAAGTAGGCGAACTGATCGCTGAAGCTATGGAAAAAGTGGGCAAAGACGGTGTGATCACGGTTGAAGAATCCCGCGGTTTTGCAACTGAGCTGGAAGTGGTTGAAGGTATGCAGTTTGACCGTGGCTACATTTCCCCGTACATGATTACAGATACGGACAAAATGGAAGCTGTGCTGGACAATCCGTATATCCTGATCACAGACAAAAAAATCACGAACACACAAGAAATTTTGCCTTTGCTTGAGAAAATCGTACAACAAGGCAAACCGCTCGTGCTGATCGCTGAAGACATCGAAGGCGAAGCGCTGGCTATGCTCGTTGTTAACAAACTGCGTGGTACATTCAACGCTGTAGCTGTTAAAGCTCCAGGCTTTGGTGACCGTCGCAAAGCAATGCTGCAAGATATTGCTGCCCTGACAGGCGGTCAAGTGATCACGGAAGAACTGGGTCTGGACCTGAAAACAGCTTCCGTAGACCAACTGGGTACAGCACGTCAAGTGCGTATCACAAAAGAAAATACGATTGTGGTTGACGGCGCTGGTAACAAAGCCGACATCGACGCTCGTGTTAGCCAAATCCGTACGCAACTGGAAGAAACCACTTCCGAGTTCGACAAAGAGAAACTGCAAGAGCGTCTGGCTAAATTGTCCGGCGGCGTAGCGGTTATCAAAGTCGGTGCGGCTACTGAAACAGAATTGAAAGAACGCAAACTGCGCATCGAAGATGCCCTGAACGCAACCCGTGCTGCGGTTGAAGAAGGTATCGTATCCGGTGGTGGTGTAGCGCTCCTGAACGTATACAGCGCTGTTGCAGCCGTTGAACTGCAAGGCGACGAGCAAACAGGCGTGAACATCGTATTGCGCGCTCTGGAAGCTCCAATCCGCACGATCGCTGCTAACGCGGGTGAAGAAGGCTCCGTAATCGTTGAGCGTCTGAAACGTGAAAAAGTTGGCGTAGGCTTTAACGCAGCTACTGGCGACTGGGTAAACATGATCGACGCTGGTATCGTTGACCCTGCAAAAGTAACTCGTTACGCACTGCAAAACGCTGCTTCCGTAGCAGCTATGTTCCTGACTACCGAAGCGGTTATCGCTGACAAACCAGAACCTGCAGGCGCTGCTGGCGTTCCTGACATGGGCGGTATGGGTGGAATGGGCGGAATGATGTAA
- a CDS encoding IS3 family transposase — MFGNLDAGDEAHKYDGVYGYRQIQLFLQHDHGVWMNHKKVLRLMQVLGIRSQIRRKHRCNYASSTEGRVAKIC, encoded by the coding sequence GTGTTTGGAAATCTGGATGCAGGAGATGAGGCGCACAAGTATGACGGGGTCTACGGCTACCGTCAAATCCAACTATTTTTGCAGCACGATCATGGAGTCTGGATGAACCATAAAAAGGTACTCCGGCTCATGCAGGTCTTGGGAATCCGCTCACAAATTCGTCGGAAGCATCGCTGCAACTATGCTTCTTCTACGGAAGGTCGTGTGGCGAAAATCTGCTAA